The genomic window ACTCCTCACTCTTGGTCACGACCTCAAACCAGAGTCTTATTGCATCTTTGGACTACAGGCACATTAGCCTGTTCTCGTCTCCCCTGCGTGGTAGTAGCAGCATTATCAAGCCAATTGCCAATGGCATTTTTACATTACCACCGTTATCTAGGTGCATGGCGTCATGCGAAGGAAGGGGCACAGTACAGAATCCAGGCTTCCACGGAGTATGGACGTTACTGAACTTTCCCTTCTCACACCCTGCAATTCGCGTTACTGCTACTAGTGACATACATGCGACGTACGATACCCGTTCcacttttttaatttaccTTAATTAATTTCTAGTCCAGCTGTGGAGCAGTGTTCCGGCCCTCTTCTTTTGATGTGTTGAGTGGATGATATACGGAGTCAAGCGTGCATACAATTGACTGAGAGATTGAGTCACGGTGCCACAGACCTGCCAGCTAACAACCCTCAGTATCCTCCTGCAAGAGTTGGTCACAGTTACACAACCGAATAAGACGggcgatacggagtactcttcACCTACCACGGCTCAAGGACTGAGTTGACGGCACTCCTTTCAATCAAATAACGGATAGCTTTCCAACACCACAATCTGGCCGCCACGCCGACATACAAGCTTGGAAGACACATGCTGGTTATAGACAACGAAGGGACCGACGCGCGATCCTTGCCTACTCTCCCGCTCCCTTTGAATCTTGCGCTAATCGCGTACATATTGCTGACGCTGGGGCCGGATGCTGGCCAGATTCGCAAATACATGTACTCAGATGTCAAAGTGGTCAAGGTGGTCAAAGCCCCTCGAAATCCTGGATGCTTGCCACAACTGTCATCCACCGCAGCTGGTCCGGGGGGGGATGATACGGAGTCAGCAAATCTATAATGCTCtataatacggagtactctcCGCCAAATCACCACTAGTAGCGTGGACTATGCAGTACTATTTTCTTAGTGGTGGGTTCCATTGCACTATGCTCCTCCTGCTAACGCCCAGAATGACTGCAATGACCGTGACATGAGCATAATGCCGCCTATAGCGACCGGGACTATCGTGGTCGCCCTCTACGCCAAGGCTCGCCAGCACATGTCAACCCCGAGTTATGCACTCGGTAAATGCGGACATGATGTTGAcgtctttgtcttctttcACACACTTTCCGCATTCGGCCTCTTGCCTTTGTCTTCGCGTCTCCTACTTGCCTCAAATCTTATGCCCCAGCAAGCCTACTCTGAAAACGGCCTGAGCTCCGAAACAAAACAACGCGAACAACATGACAGACACAACGGAACCCTTGGAACGAAAGaaggacgaagaggaagaacaaaaaaagagctGGGTTGCCCACACTCGCAGCATGTTTGTTACATCAACATATACTCTGGCTGCTGTAGTATGAGACACGGTGTTACACCTTTTCTTCAACAAGCGACGATCGCATTTTGGCCCTTTGTTCTTTTAACCCCTCGTCTTGGATGATGCGTCCAGAATTCTTCTTTACTCAGTCCGGGAATTGTTTCAGAGCCCCCTCATTCGGTCTCGTCTGGTTCGACCATGCCCCCGATCATCCGTCGCGCTTTGTCTACTTGGCTCAGGTGATCACCATTCCTCGATTTGCAATGACTTTGAAGTGTCTGTCGGATCTCCCTTGCTAAGATGGAGCATAAGCGGGTCTGTCCATTTTTGGGTACCCGTGCTGGTCTGGACTAGCGACCAGGCCAGGTTACCGTGGACCACGcgatgctgctgttgctgcggTCAACTTGACCCGTGTTGTTTCCAAACAGTAGCGGATTTCAACTACAACCCACAAGTCTTATTTCTTTCATGACACCATCTTGTCTGGCTATGCGCGGGTTGTGGattttggcggtggtggtggtggttttcGTTCTTTTCGGGTCAATGATTCTCGAGGTCTCGTCGCCCTTCACCATGGCTAGGCCGTCTTCTCACTGGGTCTCGTCTGCCTAAACTCGAGGTCAAATCCGGTTTCCATGCCGTCATATTCTTCAAATTACCCCCAGGCACCCCCGGCATCTTCTTGACCGTCCCTACTCCGTGTTTTATTGCTGCTGTTTGTTCCTCTGCGAAGCAAACTGGCGGCCTCGCGCCGTCCCAAATCTTACATGCCTAGTCacgtactcggtacaatGGCGAGGGAAATCACAAAAACGCATCACCCCCTCCTTTGATGCTGCGAAATTTGATTCCAGAGGCGGCAGAACCAGTCTGTCGGAAGCGGTCCACCACTCGCAGGCCGGCGTTTGTGGCTCTGCAGCAAATACTGTGACAAGTTAGTTGTGACAGAGTTTTGCAAAGGAACCTTGGCGTTGGCTGCATACATGTAGTACCACGACATGGGAGCAAGAGCCCAGGGCCCGCAGCCAGCTTCAATGCTGCGTCGCCCATCGATGTCTGGAAGCACCCCTATCCCCGTTCCCCATTTTCCCCATGCATCCCTCGGTCGTCCAGAACATCAACGGGCCTTTTTCTGGTGTtggctacctacctaggcaggtTGTTGCCCAGGCTGCCACCTTGGCGCGCTGGGAAGGACCGGAATTAGAGACGCCTTGGCGCACCAAGGCAGACAGAGGTTGGGACTGAGCGGACTGAGGACTGAACCACTCAGCCGGAACCAAATCAGAAGTCAGAACTCGACGCTTCCTGGACGAAAATACGCGCGATGCTGTCTCCCCATTGGCCTATACCAACCCTCCAACCCTACCCCCGTAAGTCTCAAAAACTTCACCAGCTATTACCAAATGCTCACCCAACTAAAGCATCTCCTAGgaggtaggtacctagtacgCAGTCATGGACATAAACCTACGTCCTTACTACCTACAAGTACGTAGTGAGTACATAGAGTCCGTACGAATGCATTGTAGTGAAAAGGCATGGGTCAAGTGCAAGCACCGACAATATATCCGTCACCCAAGATTCGATCATCTCTGGGTCCCCCCCGCACAGCCAAAGGTCCATTCTTGTATTTTATCGAATAGGACGACCGCATTTGTCgttcctttttcctttgtcgTTCCCAGTAGTACTTCATCTTGCTCGCCTGTGCACATTCTCTGTCCAATCCAACGGAGGCTACCTTGACTGAGGGAGGGTgtagaagaaaaagagagcgCACCTGTGCCTGCTCTGCCACGCCACGCCATGCCGTGTTCTGCTCTGCTCAACCAGAGTCCTGTCAGGTCGATGCCACACCCCAGAGCTTCAGTTAAATCTCGTCCCCGAGACAAGGACCTTGTCCATCACAAGTACCCAGGTGCCAGGTACCCGCCTCACTTCGCAggtactactccgtgcccAGCAGCCAGGTACCCAGTCATGTCTTGTACAAAGACTGCCAAAACCAAGTGTCAGGCCGAACACTTGAGCATTCCTTTGTCCAACGTCTTTCGCCGGGCCCTTTCCCCTGTTCCCTGTACGATTCCCTGCCCTTTGCTTCCCGCTTTGGCACCGCACATGCAAAATCGACTTATGGCCAATATCGCGCGGCATCCGCGGAATTGGCAAACATCCGAGGAGAAGACAAGTACAAAACAGTACCGCAGCATGGAGCAACATGAATGGCACTGGGCACAAAGAGAACTTGGGAAAACATTGGCCAACTGAGCCCGACAACACAACGAATTTGGGACCCGTCCAAGACAATCTCCGACATCGATATGGAATGTGTGTCTGTTTCGTAACAGATATAGTTCTTTACGTCTTTCAACCCTTTTCGTCTACAACGCCAGTGCCCATGTATCATATCCCATGGGCAAGTGTTACAGGATCtataaggaaaaaaaaaaacaaaaaagacaaaaacaaAGAACCGACTTCCACAATCGCCATAAGCTCCCTACCCATCCCTAGCCGCTTAACACCCGTTGTTTGCTCTTGAGCAAGTCATGGTGCAGTATCCAGTCGCTACCGTTGGCATGTCCTATAATACTCACAGCGCTAATGCCAGGTCCAAATATAACGActcaaaaagaaaaattaaaaaagagagagaaaagtaCAAATCATTACAACATAGAACCAACAACATGATCCGCAAGACCGCTCAGCCGTGAGGGATGAATTAGTAGAAACACTTATTCCGTTCAACATGACGGATGAAAATATGCGCCAAGAAGGTTCAGACTTGCAACTCCACTTGCCATCAGCAGCCCATATAGATGGACAATCATTCATCACTCAGTATTTGGTAGAGTAACGGTGCGCAGTTGGCGAGTACGGAGGGTCGTAGCTGCTGGTGTGACCATACGGATCGTCCGCATAGACAGTTGCTCTGCGCTCGTCTTCTGGCAAAAGCTCCTTGACTTCCCAGTTGTTCATACGTGTCCCCACGGAGAATTCCAGATCCTCCTTGGTAATTGAGTCCCAGTACTACCAGATAAGTCAGTCAATATCTTCCAGTCTGTCGCACTTTTGCCAAAGCCCCCACAGGGTAAACAACATCCCAGCTGTGACGGGACAGCAAATGTTGATGAAGTGGCTATATCCATTCCTGGTGTCGGGGAGAGGGGCCATACCTTATATACCATCATAACAGCAAGAAGGTTGCAGACTGTTGCAAAAAATAGGCCATCCAGATAGTGGCTCACAGCTGTGCAGATTTTGCTGCTAAACGCATAGAGGATAACCTGCCCAGccacaaagaagaagacacCAAAGGCAATGTCACCAAGTGGCCAACGGTCATGCAGGGTTCTAGTTACCAAGATGACCTGCATGCCTACATAGATGAACAGCTCAATGGCGTTCAACAGATATAGAACGACAAACAGGCCTACCGTGTTGGTCGGGTTCAGGCCCGCCCATCCTTTGAAAGTAGCAAGAGAAACAAGAAAGCTGATGGCAAAAGCAACCAAAGAGCAGATTCGCATCATCCAAACCGACAGAGGTGTGCCATCCTCATATAGCTGAAATCCCACAAACCCGTTGATAAGCAAGCATGTTACCAGCGCATTGCTCAAACCATTCTGTATGCTGACAAAGTAGGGGAATGGCCCACTAGCCGGCGGAACCACTCCAGCATCCACAACCAGCGAGATGAAGGTCAAAATCATATATATGTAGAAGAACGATAGAATCTCCTTTCGACCAACCGCCGTGAACTTGCTACGAACATGGAGAATCATCACGATCGTCATTATCAGTGCCACGATGTGCATAGCAGATGCGGCACCTTCGAAAatgatggtgttggccagAGCGATATTGCGAGCATAGCAATCAGGTTCGATGCCGACACGATTTGTCGCCGGGAGGGTAGGCCCAACGCTGGCGCAAAGAGGAAGTGGCGCATTCTCACAGATTGAGGTGAAGTCACCGAAACCAGACATCTTGCCTGTCTTCGTGATTTGTCCCCCACAAGAGGCCTATATCGAGACAGAATCTTCAGGCGACAAAGTGGAAGGTACTTCGTAAATCTGATCAGCAAGGCCCGTTGTTGAAGCCCGATGTGGTCGTGCCGTTGACCGTGGACTATACGATCTTGGGAGAGTTGAGATTCAGATCGAACGGCAGATGGTGCTCCCTACAGAAGGATTTTTGGACCGATGTCACTGCAGCTTTGTCGTCCAACACCAGAACAATATCGAGCAGTCGGTATGCAGTCCTATCGATGTGCCTCTCCTTTTGAAAGTCTCGGGAAGGTGCTGGTCCAAATACAGCGATTCGCAGTCTTTTGGGTATTTTCAATTCGTGTTTGCGGCAAGAAATATCCGTTGATGGATCGAAAGATGCGTACTAGACGATCGAGAAGGGAGTGCTCAAGATAGGGACCATCTATGTGAGTGGCAATCGCTAATGCAGGGTTGGGAGACAGTTGTCTGATGTAAATCGGCAAGTTTTGGCCAAAGCGAAACTCTCCGCGCCGTTTGAGGACCAAGCTGAACAGCCAAATCGCCCACTCCAAGTCCCAAAGGTATGTTGCCGCGATTTCAAATGTCGCAAGTCTCTGTATACGCTTCTTGGCCAGACGTGGCGAAGccagaaggccaaggacgcaaAAAAGAGTGTAGATGTCGGAAACTCGGGAACCAACTAGAAGAGCGAGCGGCTGAGTCAAACAGAGCTTTTGCTCCTCGCTGGGATGCGACTAGCGATGAGAGATCAGGTCGAGGGAGGATGGGCATGGAGGAGGTAGAAATGGACATGAAGGTTCCACGTCcagggtcaactggtagaGAGAGAGAGTCGGGGGCGGTCTCGcggctgtggctgtggctgtggcACTATTGACTACTACCCAGTTGTTGCCATAGAGGAAGGGACGACTGACATAGCGACCATGGTACATGGCCCCTCGAGTAGTGAGTGAGAAGGGATAGATGGGTGCTTGTGCCCTTGTTTGTTTCGGGTATTTGCTGGCCTCTGGTTGGCTAGTATTGCCCGTTGCCCCTTCAATGTCCACTAAAAACAAAGGCTCCAGATGCACATGTGCCCAGTCTGATCGTAAATCTTCGTAAACACGTCCAACCTACTTAAACCTACTAGGTACGCATGAGTTGCTGCCTTTGCTTCTTTAAACAGTTCATTACAGGATGTGACTACTATCCACATCCCGTTTTAAAATTCACCCGGAAGCCAGTTTAGACCCAGCCGCATCTGTTCCATTGGCTGAGTCACAAGGGACATTGTAAATACACTCTTCAGGGCATCCAGCGCCGAGATAGGCTCTCCGCGGTTTAATCTGATTCCTCGACCCGATCACATCTTATGAAACACAGAAGTCGGGCCCTCCGTAAAATGAGCCATGTTCTTCACCCATTGAACCGCCCTGACATCCCAGCACTCTGGTCCATTCTCGCACTCCAAGCGGATAACAGAAACGAGGCTAAGGGCTATGTGAGAGCCAAAGCAGGGATACGCTATTGGTGAATATtcactccgtactcccgGTGAAAACTGAACTACCCAAGTACTTATACGAGGGCCCCTAGATGTACAATGACCCCTCACTGTAGGTAAAGTAGATTCTTCATTCTCGGTGATGGTCTTGAAGCCGATCGTGATGTGATGATACATTGTCCAATCCAACCTTACTTCCGAGTCTCGGAAGCTGTCTTCACAAGCCGAGATGAAATTGATCTATCATCAAATGAAAATGCGTAATGCGTCAGTTGGCAACGCTCCCGTCATTGCTGACTTATTGTAACTATCTAATAGCTGCGCGACTAGCCAGAAGTCGCCCGATGTATAACCACAGACCAACTCACACCCCTCTGGAGGAACCAGATAGGCACCATACAATCAAAGTCAACTCGAATGCAGAAATCATCCATCCGTCTCTCTTGCTAATGAACCTCTGTGGCTGATTTGCCATTAATTGAAAATTCGCAAAAAAACTCCATCAAATGCATTTATGAAGTGCCCAGGCTCATCCGTGACTATTCCTCCCGTGTGGTATTTGTCAACCGATCACCTCAACATGAATCACATCATCGGAAGTTTGTGATAACATAGCTGCCAAACCGGAGCGGTTTGGGGACAAGAGATAAGAGGCCCAGAAAGCCCCAGGCCCGCAAACCGaaaaacctaaaaattaTTTGCAAACCCAACGCCTAATTCCATGTCATTTCATCCATGCCTGCGTTTCCATGTAGTGTCTAAAAACATTCGTACAAATGACGAAAACAAAGGCCATGCTTATATAAAACACAAGCAAGCTCGAGTCTAATTTCGTCCGGTCCGGGGAAATAGGAGTGTAAAGTTGTCATCTTCCAAGTCAATTTGCAGCCTACATTATCACTGTAGTGCACATCGTTGGTACCTGCGGCGCCAAATTGCTCATTGTTCAAACGGAGCGAGACACTTGAGTGCAAACACCCTTAGGACGTAAAGTGGCCCTGGTGCGGACCGTGTGGTATAAGATGCTGTTGCTGACCTCGATTGTAGACCAAAAATTCAGGTACGATGCCGGTTCGTAGATCGTGTCGCCGACCTAGTGGCTGATAGTGCATCTGATTCGGCTGGACTGGAACCGAAAGATGATACTGGTCAAGAGACGCCGATGGTGGCGGACAAAGAAGCCTGTTGACGTGCCGGATGGGCTTGTACGGGCTAGCCCGATGCTGCAAATACACACTTGGCGAATTCGATATCGGAGTATGAGCGATAGGCGTGTGAACCGCGGATCCAGGCCCGAAAGCTTCCACCAGTGGTGAGGAACCATAGGCAGGCGCCATATTTCTAGGGCTGTGGTGCTTCGTCGGAGTACCATAGGGCACCTGTGGGTGTATCGGCAAGCCTGTAATTGGATAGGTAGATCCGGTTATTgcggatgaagaagaagctgacaCGGATTGCGGTTGCAAGGCCACGGCAGACGGCGTACCAGTCTGATAGACAGTTGACATTGCTCGAACACCCGATTGAAGAGGAGGTAGAGATACCACCTGTTGAGATGCAGATGGAACCGAGCCTTGAGAGGAAAAATTTTGGCCCGTTGCGAACTGATCGGGGCTATGACTCGTCACCACAGTTAGGTGAGGAACTGGTAATCTGGTACTGTCAACATGTCCATTCAGTCGTGTACTGGAGGCTCCTTGGACAATTTGTGCAGCGGCTGAATGCACCATTCGTTTAGCAGGATGCTCCGTTAGATCCTCGTCGGGACTTCGTTTGCGAGAGGATGGTACAGGGATCGAAATTTTCGATGCCAGTGGGGATGTAGCATTGGACTGGTAAGCCGACACATTTTGACAATGTCTCGAACTCGGTGAGAGATTAAACTTGGTCGAAGGCGTGAATGGCGGGATTCCAGTTCCAGTTGGCGACGGAAGGGGCGAATATAGCGCTTTGTGACTAGGAGAAGGGATATGAACGGGAGATACTGGAAGATTGGAAGCTCGCTCATAATAATCATGGAAACAGGATAGTTTCACAATCCACTGCTCCCATTCCTCCTTTGAAGCCAACAAGTTATATCGCATGTTGCTGAGGAACTCTACTTCCATCACATGAATTTCCTGGACAGCGAAACAAGATACCTCCGCCCAGGTTTTGTTGGTATATGTGTTATCGTCCAGAACTACCGATAAACAACAATTAGCTTTCGCTGCATTCAAATCAAGTCAGTCACAATTCAATTATACATACACTTGTTCCCAAGCATCAACGCCACTGTCAAAAGTCGATATTCGCTACCAGCACGTCCCTTTATCTGCGGTGTCGACATCTTCAAACGATATATGAACAACAGGGCCAACAAGATGACATTCTGGGTGACTTGGGTCGTTGACAGAACATTGTATACCCATTTTCGAAACTGTTCATGAGGCTTTGCCAAGGCGGGGAGTCGCTGGATTGATGCGTTGGGTTGTCGTGATCGAATCGATTCAGCTTTCTTCAGCTCGTCAATAGACTCGAACCAAAATAAACAGGTCATCTATGAGGCCCCCCCAATTCTTGTTAGCACCCCAGTCGTTGTTTGGACTCGCAGCCTAGGATACAGCAGAATACAACCAACCTGAGCAGCAAAGTCGGATAGGTTTCCTCCAGTATGACTAATACACTTGGGCATTTGCAAGCTGTGGTAAATCAACGTTTCTGAGCCTCTACGGGGAGTGGTCGAATGAGAGCGCTTAGCCGCTACTGAAGATTCCGTA from Metarhizium brunneum chromosome 2, complete sequence includes these protein-coding regions:
- the chs7_0 gene encoding Chitin synthase export chaperone — its product is MSGFGDFTSICENAPLPLCASVGPTLPATNRVGIEPDCYARNIALANTIIFEGAASAMHIVALIMTIVMILHVRSKFTAVGRKEILSFFYIYMILTFISLVVDAGVVPPASGPFPYFVSIQNGLSNALVTCLLINGFVGFQLYEDGTPLSVWMMRICSLVAFAISFLVSLATFKGWAGLNPTNTVGLFVVLYLLNAIELFIYVGMQVILVTRTLHDRWPLGDIAFGVFFFVAGQVILYAFSSKICTAVSHYLDGLFFATVCNLLAVMMVYKYWDSITKEDLEFSVGTRMNNWEVKELLPEDERRATVYADDPYGHTSSYDPPYSPTAHRYSTKY
- the mug80_0 gene encoding Meiotically up-regulated 80 protein, with the translated sequence MSTAYQPAMPTFEGRTLSGYPSALSHSSHIKPVVDDARSSHQYRYASQQVQLRNGPYLSTEPAADPMLRQPPSSLTPVTESSVAAKRSHSTTPRRGSETLIYHSLQMPKCISHTGGNLSDFAAQMTCLFWFESIDELKKAESIRSRQPNASIQRLPALAKPHEQFRKWVYNVLSTTQVTQNVILLALLFIYRLKMSTPQIKGRAGSEYRLLTVALMLGNKFLDDNTYTNKTWAEVSCFAVQEIHVMEVEFLSNMRYNLLASKEEWEQWIVKLSCFHDYYERASNLPVSPVHIPSPSHKALYSPLPSPTGTGIPPFTPSTKFNLSPSSRHCQNVSAYQSNATSPLASKISIPVPSSRKRSPDEDLTEHPAKRMVHSAAAQIVQGASSTRLNGHVDSTRLPVPHLTVVTSHSPDQFATGQNFSSQGSVPSASQQVVSLPPLQSGVRAMSTVYQTGTPSAVALQPQSVSASSSSAITGSTYPITGLPIHPQVPYGTPTKHHSPRNMAPAYGSSPLVEAFGPGSAVHTPIAHTPISNSPSVYLQHRASPYKPIRHVNRLLCPPPSASLDQYHLSVPVQPNQMHYQPLGRRHDLRTGIVPEFLVYNRGQQQHLIPHGPHQGHFTS